The Staphylococcus sp. 17KM0847 DNA segment TTCTGAAAGGAATGCAGTTTACTAAGTTATTACATGCATTTAAACTGGCTTTTATTCCTGACAAAAAAGATGCTGAAAGCGAAGGAGATATTAGTAACTTTAAAGCATTAATGACATCACTTGCCGGTATGATTGGAAATGGGAACATCGCAGGGGTAGCGACTGCAGTGACGCTAGGTGGTCCCGGAGCAGTCTTCTGGATGTGGGTTGTTGGCTTACTCGGCATGACAACAAAATACGCCGAAGCCCTACTTGCGATGAAATATCGTGAACAAAATGCGAATGGTGAATATTCGAGTGGTCCGATGTACTACATAGAAAAAGGATTGGGGCAACGATTTAAATTTTTAGCTGTTGCCTTTGCAATGTTTGGCGCATTTGCAGCATTGGGCATCGGCAATAGCGTACAATCTAATACAATCGCCGATGTCATGACTAATTCATTCAATGTCAGTGGCTTTATTACAGGTATTATTTTAGCTATTTTAATCTCACTCATTATTTTCGGTGGGTTGAAACGTATCAGTAACGTAGCAGGGGTTTTCGTACCTATGATGGCTATTTTCTATATCGGGGCAGCTGTTACAATTATTATTATCAACTATGACAAAATCATTCCAGCATTTGGATTGATTTTCCAATATGCATTCACACCTGTATCTGCTGCAGGCGGTTTTACAGGCATTATGGTAATGCAAGCTGTACAAAATGGTGTATCAAAAGGGATCTTTTCAAACGAAGCCGGACTCGGTACAGTTGCACTTATTTCAGGTAATGCCAAATCAGGTCATCCTGCGATTCAAGCACTTGTCGCTATGACAGGTACATTTATTGTAACGATCGTCGTGTGTACAATGACTGCCCTCGTATTACTTGTAACAGGTTTCTGGGATCCAACAGGCGGCTTATTATCTGGCGTTCAACATGATCCTAATTTAGAAGCTGGCGCATTAACAAGTGTTGCATTTGGTTCAAGCCTCGGTACACTGGGTGAGTATGTCGTATCACTCTCTGTTATCTTCTTTGGCTTTTCAACAATTATCGCTTGGTTTGTATATGGTGCAAAATGTTTCGAATATCTATTCGGTGTGAAGTATGTTATGCTTTACGGCGTTGTTTATGTTGCTGCAACTTTTATTGGCACAGTGGCAGACTTACGTACAGTATGGCTCTTTGCAGATACAGCCAATGCTATGATGATGATTCCAAACTTAATTGGTATTTTACTATTGTATAAAGTCATCCGAAAAGAAACTGATGATTACTTCAAACCCTCTACACGTAGAGCATAATATTTCAAATCTAAAAAGCGTTATAACGAGCTTTTACACGACTCGTTATAACGCTTTTTATTCTCCTTTAAGTTGAAGTTGATAAAGGTTATAATAAATGCCTTTTTGT contains these protein-coding regions:
- a CDS encoding sodium:alanine symporter family protein; translated protein: MLEILEKINGLLWGAPSLILLSGTGLFLTFVLKGMQFTKLLHAFKLAFIPDKKDAESEGDISNFKALMTSLAGMIGNGNIAGVATAVTLGGPGAVFWMWVVGLLGMTTKYAEALLAMKYREQNANGEYSSGPMYYIEKGLGQRFKFLAVAFAMFGAFAALGIGNSVQSNTIADVMTNSFNVSGFITGIILAILISLIIFGGLKRISNVAGVFVPMMAIFYIGAAVTIIIINYDKIIPAFGLIFQYAFTPVSAAGGFTGIMVMQAVQNGVSKGIFSNEAGLGTVALISGNAKSGHPAIQALVAMTGTFIVTIVVCTMTALVLLVTGFWDPTGGLLSGVQHDPNLEAGALTSVAFGSSLGTLGEYVVSLSVIFFGFSTIIAWFVYGAKCFEYLFGVKYVMLYGVVYVAATFIGTVADLRTVWLFADTANAMMMIPNLIGILLLYKVIRKETDDYFKPSTRRA